The following are encoded together in the Kwoniella europaea PYCC6329 chromosome 1, complete sequence genome:
- a CDS encoding pyruvate dehydrogenase complex dihydrolipoamide acetyltransferase has translation MMSFAQVAKRSASAGLRKQVLISRSLRTSAPSSALSKFSMPAMSPTMTEGGIASWKVKEGDSYAAGDVLVEIETDKATIDVEAQDDGILAKIIVQNGAKGIAVGTPIAVIGEEGDDLSGADKLASESEGESAPPQKKEEDAPKEQQQESKSSESSESKTPSLGTPKDETKYGSGSGGKEAQQVPELPGQGDKPKFFASPLARKLALEKGIPLAQIKGTGPEGRIVKEDVEKYKGGASSSTATTPTSGATTTPGKAAPAAPAEYEDIPTSNMRKTIGKRLTESKQQLPHYYLTVEVNMDRLLKLREMFNKAGEGKTKLSVNDFIVKAASLALAEVPEANSAWLGDVIRQYKKADICVAVATPNGLITPIIKDVGSKGLASISAETKALASKAREGKLKPEEYQGGTFTISNLGMFGIDNFTAIINPPQSCILAIGKTSTKLELAPEDPKGFKTVQVMKATLSSDHRTVDGAVGAKWLKAFKDYMEQPLTFML, from the exons ATGATGTCCTTTGCTCAAGTGGCTAAAAGATCAGCTTCGGCTGGTTTGAGAAAGCAGGTTCTCATCTCCAGAT CCCTCCGAACTTCCGCCCCATCATCAGCCCTCAGCAAATTCTCCATGCCAGCTATGTCACCAACGATGACTGAGGGTGGTATTGCCTCGTGGAAAGTAAAGGAAGGAGACTCGTACGCTGCTGGTGATGTCTTGGTGGAAATCGAGACTGATAAAGCTACCATCGATGTTGAGGCTCAAGATGATGGTATTTTGGCCAAGATCATT GTCCAAAACGGTGCCAAGGGAATCGCCGTCGGTACACCCATCGCAGTAAtcggagaagaaggagatgatctCTCAGGTGCAGACAAATTAGCTTCTGAATCAGAGGGTGAATCAGCCCCACCacaaaagaaagaggaggatgcACCTAAGGAACAACAACAAGAGTCTaaatcatctgaatcatccgAGAGCAAGACTCCTTCGTTGGGTACACCTAAAGATGAGACGAAATATGGATCAGGAAGTGGTGGTAAAGAAGCTCAACAGGTACCGGAGCTACCTGGACAAGGTGATAAACCGAAATTCTTCGCTTCTCCTTTGGCTAGGAAATTGGCTTTGGAGAAAGGAATTCCATTGGCGCAGATTAAAGGGACTGGACCAGAGGGTAGGAtcgtcaag GAGGACGTCGAGAAGTACAAGGGAGgtgcttcttcatcaaccgCTACTACCCCTACCTCAGGCGCTACTACCACTCCAGGTAAAGCTgctcctgctgctcctgcCGAGTACGAGGATATCCCCACTTCTAACATGAGAAAGACGATTGGTAAACGATTGACCGAATCCAAACAACAATTACCTCACTACTACTTGACTGTTGAGGTCAACATGG ACCGATTGCTCAAACTTAGGGAGATGTTCAACAAGGCTGGTGAAGGAAAAACCAAACTTTCTGTCAACGACTTCA TCGTCAAGGCCGCTTCCCTCGCTCTTGCCGAAGTACCCGAAGCCAACTCCGCCTGGTTAGGTGACGTGATCCGACAATACAAGAAAGCCGATATCTGCGTTGCTGTCGCTACCCCCAACGGACTCATCACTCCTATAATCAAGGATGTCGGATCCAAGGGACTCGCTTCCATCTCAGCCGAGACCAAAGCTTTAGCATCAAAGGCTAGGGAAGGTAAATTGAAACCTGAAGAATACCAGGGAGGTACATTTACCATCTCAAACTTGGGAATGTTCGGTATCGACAACTTCACTGCAATCATCAACCCACCTCAATCTTGTATCTTGGCTATCGGTAAAACATCGACGAAATTGGAATTGGCACCTGAAGACCCCAAGGGATTCAAGACGGTTCAAGTCATGAAAGCTACTTTGTCGTCCGATCACCGAACGGTCGATGGTGCGGTCGGTGCTAAATGGTTGAAAGCTTTCAAGGATTACATGGAACAACCTTTGACTTTTATGCTTTAA